The sequence GCCAGGTTGTACCAGTGGGTGGGCAGGTCCTCGTCGCTCAGCACGGCCTTGGTCATGGGCCGGACGTCGCGGTCGACGCCGGGCACATCGGTGCTCGTCACTGTCCTTCTCCTCGGGATGCGGCCCACCGGCCGCCCGAGGCGAAGCTCCTCGAACCGTCCGGCGGGGGGACGATCCGAGCGCGCGTCAGCGGGCCTCGGTCGTCCTCGACGACCGGGCCCACCAGCACGCGCGACGGCTCACGGGCGCGACTGTAGCGTTCCGCCCCGTCCCCGACGGAACCGCCCGCGCCCGCGCTCAGCGAGCGGCACCGGCACGGGCGGCCTGGGCCCAGCGGCCGGGGCTGAGCCCCTTCCAGCGCCGGAAGGCCTGCACGAAGCTCGACGCCTCCGAGTAGCCGAGCCGCTCGGCGACCTGCTCGACGCTCAGGCCCGCCGTCAGGAGCAGCTCTTCGGCGAGGTGCTCGCGCGTCTGCTCCAGGACGGCGCGGTAGCTCGTCCCCTCGTGGGCGAGGTGGCGACGCAGCGTCCGCACGCTCAGGTGCAGCGCGGCGGCCACCTCGTCCTGCCCGGGCATCCGCCACGGCTCCCGCAGCAGGACGTCGCGCACCCGGCCGCTCGTTCCCGAGCGGGAGTGGCGCCGGTCCAGCACGTCGCGGCACTGTGCCTCGCAGGCCGCCGCCGTCAGGGGAGCCGCGTGGGGCAACGGCTGGTCGAGGAGTTCCGCGTCGAAGGACACGACCGAGCGGGGCGCACCGAACTCGGGGAGCAGGCCGAAGGCCGCCTCGTACGGCGCCGGGTCGGTGGGCGGCGGCAGGGTGAGCGCCACGCGCCGCGGCACCACGCCCCGCCCGAGGGTCTCCCGCCAGATCTGCAGGGCCGCCGACGTGTCCCGGAGCAGCGCGAACCGCCGCACCGGGCCGGGCAGGTCCAGGTCGTCGAAGAAGAGCGCGAGCTCGTCGCGGAACTCCTGCGCGCTGATGCGGGTGAGCGCATAGCTGAGGTCGAGGAAGCGCATGCCGATCTCGTGGCTCTCCCGGATGGTCCGGCTCGACAGGAGCGCGAAGCCCCAGATCCCGTACGTGGTCAGCCGGTAGCGCGCCCCGGCCTGGAGCGCGGCGGTCTCGGGCAGCCGGGCGGCGAGCGTCCCGATGAGCCGGGCCTCCTGGACGGCGGTGATCTCGGCCCCGGGGTCGCCCAGCGCCGACGCGGGGATCCCGGTGCCCTCAAGTGCCTCCTGGGTGCGGAACCCGTGCTCGGCCGCGAGCGCGCACAGCAGCGCGACGCTGCCCGTACCGCGTACGGCAGCGTGTCCAGGATTGGCCGGATATCTCAACCCGTGACCGGTCGTGTCATGGCTCACAACGTGCCAGACGTCCTAGCGTTCGGGCCGTGACGTGCATCACTACTCCGTGGGGGGCCTGGGCATGACGGTGTTGGCAGAGACCGAGCGATCGGCGACGGCGACCGAGCACGTCGACGTGCTCATCGTGGGAGCCGGCATCTCGGGGATCGGTGCGGCGCACCACCTGCGGGAGCGGTTCCCCGACAGGTCGTTCGTCCTCCTCGATGCGCTGGAGGCCCGGGGGGGCACGTGGTGGACCCACCGGTACCCCGGGGTTCGATCCGACAGCGACCTGTTCACCTTCGGCTACAAGTTCAAGCCGTGGCGGGGGGCGTCGATCGCGACGTCCGAGGAAATCCTCCGCTACCTCGACGAGGTCATCGACGAAGAGGACCTGGCCGGCCGCATCCGCTACCGGCACCGGGTCACGACCGCGAGCTGGTCCTCGGCGGAGCGCCGTTGGACCGTCCAGGTGACCCGGGAGGACACCGGTGAGGAGCTGCGCCTCACCACCGACTTCCTGTGGATGTGCCAGGGCTACTACGACCACGCCCAGCCCTACCGGCCGCAGTGGGCGGGCCTCGACCGCTTCGGCGGCGAGGTCGTGCACCCCCAGCAGTGGCCCGACGACCTGGACCACGCCGGCAAGCGCGTGGTCGTCATCGGCTCCGGCGCGACGGCGGCGACCCTCGTCCCGGCCATCGCGGAGACCGCCGACCACGTCACGATGCTCCAGCGGTCGCCGACCTTCTTCTTCGCCCGGCCCCGGACCCACGAGCTGGCCGACACGCTGCGGTCGCTCGGCATCCCCGACGAGTGGACGCACGAGATCCTGCGCCGTGCCTACATCGCGGAGGGCGACGAGATCACCCGGCTGTCCTTCGAGTCCCCCGACGAGCTGCGGGCCATGCTGATGGAGGCCATGATCCCGTTGCTGCCCGAGGGCTTCGACGTCGAGAAGCACTTCAGCCCGAGCTACCGGCCCTGGCAGCAGCGCCTCGCCGTCGTACCCGACGGCGACCTGTTCACGGCCCTGCGCGAGGGGAAGGCGTCGGTCGTCACCGACACGATCGAGACCTTCACCGAGACCGGCATCCGGCTGGCCTCCGGTGAGGAGCTCGAGGCCGACGTCGTGGTCACCGCCACGGGCTTCGACCTGAGCCTCTTCGGCGGGATCGCGTTCACCGTCGACGGCGAGGCGGTGGACTTCACCGACCGGGTGACCTGGCGCGGCGTCATGATCAGCGGGGTGCCGAACATGGCCTACGTGTTCGGCTACTTCCGGGCCAGCTGGACCCTGCGGGCGGACCTGGTCAGCGAGCTGGTGTGCCGGCTCCTGGCCCACGCCCAGGAGCGGGGAGCGTCCACGGTGGTCCCGCAGCTGCGCCCCGAGGACGCCGACATGCCCCTGCGGCCGTGGGCCGACCCGGAGAACTTCAACTCCGGCTACGTCATGCGCTCGATGCACCTGATGTTCAAGCAGGGCGACCGCGAGCCGTGGACGCACCTGCTCGAGTACCAGCAGGAGCGGACCGCGCTGCCCGCGGCCGACCTCGACGACGGGACCCTGCGGTACAGCTGAGCCACGCGAGCGAGATACCGGCGGGACGCCCAGCTCCCGCCGTCCACCCCCTTCCAGAAACAGGAGAAACCGTGCCGGTCGACCCGCACATCGCCGCGATGCTCACCATGATGGAGGAGGCCGGGCTGCCCCCCATGTACGCGGGCAGCCCCGAAGCCGGACGGGCGCTGTACCTCCAGCTCACCCACGGCGCCCGCACCCCCGAGCAGCTGGTCCCCGTGGCCGGTACCGAGGACCGCACCGTGCCCGGCGCCACGGGGGACCTGAAGGCCCGCGTCTACCGGCCGGAGGGTGAGGGCCCCTTCCCGACCGTCGTCTTCTTCCACGGCGGCGGCTGGGTGATCGGCGACCTCGACACCCACGACAACATGGCCCGGCACATCTGCCGGGGCAGCCGCGCGGTCGTCATCGCGATCGACTACCGGCTCGCCCCCGAGCACCCCTTCCCCGCCGCGGCCGAGGATGCGGTCGCCGCCGCCCGCTGGGTCGCCGGTTCCCTGGACGAGCTGGGCGGGGACCAGCGCCTGGCGCTCGCCGGCGACAGCGCGGGTGGCAACCTGGCCGCGGTCGTCGCCCAGGTGCTGCGGGACGAGGGCACCCCGTTGGCCGGGCAGCTCCTCATCTACCCCGCGGTCGACGCCGAGGGCGACTACCCGTCGCGCGTGGAGAACGCCAAGGGGTACTTCCTCGAGAAGGACACGATGGACTGGTTCTACGGGCACTACGCCGGGGCCTGGGACGACGCGAAGGATCCGCGACTGTCGCCGCTGCACGGCTCGGACCTCTCCGGGTTGCCGCCGGCGGTCGTCGTGACAGCGGAGTACGACCCGCTGCGCGACGAGGGCGAGGCCTACGGCGAGGCGCTGCGGGCCGCGGGCGTCGAGGCCCACGTCCAGCGGTACGACGGCCTGATCCACGGGTTCTTCGACATGGGGACCATCTCCCCCGCTGCCCAGCGCGCGATCGAGGAGAGCTGCGAGCGGTTCGGCCGGCTGCTCCACCGCTGACCGGCACCGGGGGGCGGGCAGGGCGCGCCCGCCCCCCGGTGTGCGGGAGCCCGGGCGAGGACGACGAGCCCCGGCGTCCTGGTGGACTCGGCGGTCCCCCTCCGTCGACGCGTGCCCGGAGCGGTGCTGCCCGGCCGCCCCCCAGAACTGGGGGTCCGAAGACCCCACGCACGCGTGTGCCGCCCCACCCCTCGGGGACGCGGTGCTCCTCCGGTCACGGGCCGCCGGCCCGGCGCCGCGGTCACGCTGCCCTCGGCCGGCCCGGTGTCCATCCCGAGCGCCGCCCCGCCGGCGACCGTGACCGTCGAGGACGCCGCCGGCACCACGGCCGTCCTGCCGGTGACCGTCCTGGGCGGGGGTGCGACCCCGGGCGGCTCCTCCGGCGGCGGCACCGCGCCCGATGCCGGCACGCCGCCCGGCCAACCGACCGGCGTCGTGGCCACGGTGGAGGACGGGCACACCACGGTGACCTGGGCCGCCGCCGACCGGTCGGCCACCGCTCGGGCGAGCCCGCCCCGACGGTCTGATGGCGACGAACAGAGGGCCCGGCACCGGTTGGTGCCGGGCCCTCGGTGCCGTGCAGTCACCGACCACCACGCGTTCGCGGGGCGTCACCACGGGCGCTGCACACCCGGCGGCGATGCTGGTGACCTGTGCCGTCAGGCCGTCAGGTCCGACGACGGCCGCTGAGGCGGCTGAGCAGCCGCTTGAGCAGGTTCGCCTTGATGAGCCCGGAGACGAGTCCCATGCCGGTTCCTCCTTCGGGGGGTGGTGGAAGTCGTCTCTCTACCCAGGAACACGGCCCCCATGTCCGGAGGGGTGGAACGCCGTGCAGCGGTCGCCCGGAAGCGCCGCGCAGGCGACGGCTCCGGACGTGCGGTCAGCCGGTCCGCTCGATGACGCCGGGGGCGTCGGGGATGCGGCTCGGCCGTGCCTCCGGGGGTCGCGGCCGGTCCTGCGGATGCAGTCGGACGGCGATCAGCGCGACGTCGTCGTCGACCGCTCCCGGGAGCATCCGGGTCAGCAGCTCGTCGCAGAGCACGTCGAGGTCCTGCCCGGCCAGATCGCCCAGAGCGTCGGTCAGCCGCTCGAACCCGGCGTCGAGGTCGGCGTCGCGCCGCTCGACCAGCCCGTCGGTGTACAGCACGAGGACGGCGCCCCTGTCGAGTTCCACCTCGTGCTCCGACCGGCGGGCGGAGTCGTCGACCCCCAGCAGCAGGTCCGCCCGCGGGGCGGTCAGCGACCGGACGGTGCCGTCCGCGCCCACCACGACCGGCGGTGGGTGACCGGCGTTGGACCAGCGGATGGTGGTGGCTCCTCGACGGGCCTGCTCGTCGGTCTGCTCGAGGCGGAGGACGACGGCGGTGGCGTTCGTCCGGGTCCGCAGGACCGCCATCGCCTCGTCCACGCGGGTGAGGATCTCCGCCGGCCCGGCATCGGTGGTGACCGCGATCGCCCGCAGCATCGAGCGGACCTGGCCCATCGCGGCGGCCGCCTCGGTGTTGTGCCCGAGCACGTCGCCGATGGTCACGATGGTCGTGCCGCCCGGTTGGCGGAACGCGTCGTACCAGTCGCCGCCGACCTTCGCCGCCTCGGCCGCAGGCGTGTACCGCACCACGATCTGCACGTGGTCGGGCTGGACGGGTGCGGTCAGCAGCGACCGCTGCAGCCCCTCGGACAGCCGGCGCTGCTGGCGGTAGAGCCGCGCGGTGTCCAGAGCGAGCCCGGCGCGGGCGGCGATGTCGGCGGCGATCTGCCGGTCGGCGGCGGCGATCGGCGCACGCGCCGGGCCGCTGAACAGCGTGAGCACGCCGACGGTCCTACCCCGGCCCCGCAGCGGGAAGACGGCGAAGGACTCCGGCGCCAGCCGGTCCAGGTACCGGTGCACCGGCCCGGGCTCGAACACCTCCCGGAGACGTTCGGTGCCCTCGGCGCTGACGGTGACGACCCGGCCGGTGACCAGCGCCTGCCGGAGGTACGACGTCTCACGCAGCGCGCCGATGCGCTCGTGCGCATAACCTTTCACGACGGGGCGGAGCTCCGGTCGGGCGTGCCACCAGCCGACGTCGCGCACGGCACGCCAGCTACCGGCCTGGTCGTCGTCGACGAGGCTGACCAGGCACCAGTCGGCCAGCGACGGGACGACCAGCTGGGCCAGGCGGCCGACTGCCTGCTCGGCGTCCAGCGTGCCGTTGAGCTCGCGGGTGACGTCGCCCAGCAGCTCGCTGCGCTGCTGGGCGCGCACCCGCTCGCTGATGTCCACGAAGTAGAGCGCCAACCCGCCGTGCTCGGGATTGGCACGGACCTCGACCCAGATGTCGAGCGGCTCGGGGTAGTACGCGTCGAACGCGACCACGCGGCCCGTGGCGACCGCCCGCCGGTAGCTGTCCTCGAACTCGCTGCCGACGGTGGCCGGGAACGCCTCCCAGAAGACCCGCCCGACGAGATCCGCCCGCCGGTAGCCGGAGACCCGCTCCGCCTCGGAGTTGACGTACGTGACCCGCCAGTCGGCGTCCATCGCCAGGTAGCCCACGGCCATCGACTCCAGTGCCTGCGCGGCCAGCTCCAGCGACCCCCGCTGCGCGGTGGTGTCGTGCACGACGCCGATCAGCCGTCCGGTCAGCCCCTCCTCTCCACCGACCACCTCGCCGCGGGCCGCGACCCAGCGGGGCGCCCCGCCGGGGACGACGATCCGGTACTCGGCCTCGTAGGTCCCCCCGGTCTCGATGGCTCGCCGCACCCGGGCGACGACGTCCGCAACGTCGTCGGGGTGCACGTGCGCGTAGACGTCCTCGGGCCGGCCGCTGAACCCGGCCCGGTCCATCCCCGACAGCTCCAGCAGGCGGTCGTCGACGTCGAGGTCACCGGTGGCCAGGCCCAACTCGAAGGTGCCGACCTGCCCGGCCTCGAGCGCGAGCAGCCAGCGGGACCTGTCGATGGCGTGCTGGGCGAGCAGCCGCTGGGCCTGACCGGTCGCGCTCCGTGCCACCGCGGCGGCATCCGCCGAGCGCCGTCGCGCACCCCGCAGCTGCAACTCGGAGCTGCACGCATCGGCCAGGTCGGTCAGCACGGCCAGGTCCCGGTCCGACCAGGTGCGCGGCCGGCTGTCGATGGCGCACAGCGACCCGACCACGGCACCGTCGACGTCGGTGAGCGGCACGCCGGCGTAGGCGATCACCGACAGGTCGGGGATGGCCAGGTTGTCGCGAACCAGCGGGTGCGTGCGCGCGTCGGTGATGACCAGCAGCTCCGCCGACCGCACCACGTGCTGGCAGAAGGAGTGGCTCAGCGGCGTGCGGCGGGTGGACTGCCAGGGCTCGGGCAGGCCGAGGGCACCCGCGAACACCTGCTCCTCGGCCGACACCAGGGTCACCAGCGCGACCGGCACGTCCAGCTGCCAGCGGACGAGGCGGGCGAAACGCTCGAACGCGGGATCGGAGTCCGCCGGCAGCGGCGTCCCGGAGGGCAGCGATCCAGTCAGATGTCCTCCCGGAGCAGGGGCACGTGACCGACGACGTCCCGATGGGCCAGCCCCGCGATGCTACTGCTCCTCCCCGCCCTGGTCCGCTGCCCGGACGTCCGCCCATCGCCGGCGGCGGTTCCCGCGGTGGGGCTCCACCGACCATGGGCGATGTGGAAGCCTCGCTGGGGAGCATTCCACCGCACCCCCCTGGACGGGCACCTGCGCGCCCTCGGCGTCAGCACGGTCGTGATCGCCGGCTGCAACTACCCCAACTGCCCCCGCGCGACGGTGTACGGGGCCAGCGAACGCGACTACCGGACGCTGATTGCCGAGGACGCGATCTCCGACCTGAATCGGATGCACCTGGCGGAGGCCGCCCGGATGGGGGTGCTGCACGCGCCGAGCACCGAGATGCTCCGGCGGCTGACGCCAGGGTGACCCGGGGCCGGTCGCAGCGGAACATGGTGGAAACGTCGGGCTCCTAGGTTCCGGCGGGTGTCCCACCCCATGCTGCAGCCCGGGAGCGGTCGGATCCCGGCACCGACGTACCTGCCCTCCATGCCCGAACACGTGCTGTGGGGACGGCTGCCGTGCGAGAAGGACCCACCGGTCCTCACCGTCGACCCCGGCACCGAGATCACCGTCGACACGGTCAGCCACGAGGGCATCCTGGAGGACCAGGGCCGGGACCCGGCTGCGTTCTTCGCCCGCCACGGTGCGACCGGGGTGCTCGAGGACGCCGTCGCCCTGGCGCACAGCGACCACCCGCACCGGTTCGGGGTCGACGGGCCGCACGTGGTCAGTCGGCCGATCGCCGTCGACGGTGCGCGCGTCGGTGACCTGCTGGCGATCACGGTCCTCGATGCCACGCCACGGGCGCCGTACGGCGTCATCTCCAACCGGCACGGCCGGGGCGCCCTGCCGGGCGAGTACCCCCTCGCCGGCGAGCCCCTCTACAGCGCCTTCGCCACCGTCAGCGACGACGCGGCGCACGGCCGGCTGCCGCTGACCGAGGGCGGCGAGCCGGCGGTGCGGTTCCCCCTCGCTCCGTTCCTCGGCATCATGGGCGTCGCCGTGCCGGGCGGCGAGCGACCGCACTCGGTGCCACCCGGTCGCCACGGCGGCAACATCGACATCTCCCTGCTGACGGCGGGGAGCACGCTGTACCTGCCGGTCCAGGTCGACGGGGCACTGGCCTACGTCGGCGATCCGCACTTCGCCCAGGGCGACGGCGAGGTGAGCCTGACCGCGATGGAGGGCAGCCTGCGCGCGACGCTCCGGCTCGACGTGGTCGCCCACGAGGACGCGGTGCGGCGGTTCGGCGAGCTGGCCGCCCCGCTCGCCGAGACGACCGAGCTCCTGGTTCCCACGGGCATGGACGAGGACCTCGACCGCGCCGTCCAGAACTGCGTCCGTGCCGCGATCGCCCTGCTGGAGGCCCGGTTCGGCATGGACCCGCGCCTGGCCTACGCCTACCTCTCCGCGGCCACCGACTTCCGCATCAGCCAGGTGGTCGACGTCGTGAAGGGCGTGCACGCCACCATCCGGAAGGTGGACTTCGCGTGACCGGCCCCGAGCCCGTCCCGTCCGGGCTGCTCGAGGCGTTCGACGCGTACGAGGCCGCGCTCATGGCCGACGACGTCGCGGCCCTCGACCAGCTCTTCGCCCCGGGCCCCGGCACGCTGCGCGCCGACGCCGACGGCGTCCTCGTCGGGCACGGGGAGATCGCCGCGTTCCGCCGCGGCCGCGGCGGGGCGCCGGGGCGCGCCGTCGTCCGGGTCCACGTGCAGGTGATCGACGACGACCACGCGCTCGTCCTGGCGGTCACCGAGCTCGCCCGCGGCGGGCGGGGGGTGCAGACCCAGCTCTGGGCCCGGTCGGCCGGCGTCCCGGAGCACGGCGGCTGGCAGGTGACCGCGGCGCACGTCGCCGTTCCGCCGCCGGTCCTCGACACCCGGATCTGGCGGGTGGTCGGCGATCCGCTCGTCCCGCCGGCGGGCGACGGCCCGCTGACGGGCCAGACCCTCGCGGTCAAGGACCTGTACGCGGTGGCCGGTCACCCGCTCGGCGCCGGCAACCCGGCCCGGCTGGCGCAGGCCCGGCCCGAGCCGCGGCACGCGGACACCGTCGACCGGCTGCTGCGCGCCGGCGCCTCGGTCCGCGGCATCGCCCGCACCGACGAGTTCGCGTACTCGCTGGCCGGGGTCAACCCCCACTACGGCACGCCACCGAACCCCGCGGCACCGGGCCGCCTCCCCGGCGGCTCCTCCAGCGGGAGCGCCAGCGCGGTCGCCCTCGGCCACGCCACCGTCGGCCTGGGCACCGACACCGGCGGATCGATCCGCGTCCCTGCGGCCTACCAGGGGCTGTACGGCATCCGCACCACCCACGGCGCCGTCGACCGGACCGGTCTGCTCCCGCTCGCCCCGGACTTCGACACGGTGGGCTGGCTCACCCGGACGGCGGACGTGCTCCGCGCGGTCGGCGACGTGCTGCTGCCACCCGGGTCGCCCGGGGGCAGCGATCAGCTGGTGTTCGTGCCCGGGCTGGTCGACCTCGCCGGCCCCGAGGTCCGCGACACCGTCCTGGCCTGGGTCGGGACGGCCGGCGCGACCAGGCTCGACCGGTCGCTCGACGACCTCGACGAGTGGCGCGCCGCGTTGCAGACCTGGCAGGCGTCGCAGGCCTGGCGCTCGCACGGGAGGTGGCTCGACGGGAACCTCGACGCGCTGGGGAACGACGTCCGGTCCCGGTTCGAGGTCGCCGCGGCCGTCGACGCGGGCACCGCCGGCCGGGCCCGCGCGGTGCTCGACGAGGCCCGCGGAGTCGTGCGGGAGCTGGTCGGCGACCGGGTGCTCGTGCTGCCCAGCGCGCCCTCGGTGGCGCCGCCGGTGTCGACCGGCGCCACGCTCGAGGAGCGCAACGCCACCATGCGGCTCACCTGCCTGGCGGGGCTGGCCGGCCTGC is a genomic window of Blastococcus sp. HT6-30 containing:
- a CDS encoding AraC family transcriptional regulator produces the protein MSHDTTGHGLRYPANPGHAAVRGTGSVALLCALAAEHGFRTQEALEGTGIPASALGDPGAEITAVQEARLIGTLAARLPETAALQAGARYRLTTYGIWGFALLSSRTIRESHEIGMRFLDLSYALTRISAQEFRDELALFFDDLDLPGPVRRFALLRDTSAALQIWRETLGRGVVPRRVALTLPPPTDPAPYEAAFGLLPEFGAPRSVVSFDAELLDQPLPHAAPLTAAACEAQCRDVLDRRHSRSGTSGRVRDVLLREPWRMPGQDEVAAALHLSVRTLRRHLAHEGTSYRAVLEQTREHLAEELLLTAGLSVEQVAERLGYSEASSFVQAFRRWKGLSPGRWAQAARAGAAR
- a CDS encoding NAD(P)/FAD-dependent oxidoreductase codes for the protein MTVLAETERSATATEHVDVLIVGAGISGIGAAHHLRERFPDRSFVLLDALEARGGTWWTHRYPGVRSDSDLFTFGYKFKPWRGASIATSEEILRYLDEVIDEEDLAGRIRYRHRVTTASWSSAERRWTVQVTREDTGEELRLTTDFLWMCQGYYDHAQPYRPQWAGLDRFGGEVVHPQQWPDDLDHAGKRVVVIGSGATAATLVPAIAETADHVTMLQRSPTFFFARPRTHELADTLRSLGIPDEWTHEILRRAYIAEGDEITRLSFESPDELRAMLMEAMIPLLPEGFDVEKHFSPSYRPWQQRLAVVPDGDLFTALREGKASVVTDTIETFTETGIRLASGEELEADVVVTATGFDLSLFGGIAFTVDGEAVDFTDRVTWRGVMISGVPNMAYVFGYFRASWTLRADLVSELVCRLLAHAQERGASTVVPQLRPEDADMPLRPWADPENFNSGYVMRSMHLMFKQGDREPWTHLLEYQQERTALPAADLDDGTLRYS
- a CDS encoding alpha/beta hydrolase, producing the protein MPVDPHIAAMLTMMEEAGLPPMYAGSPEAGRALYLQLTHGARTPEQLVPVAGTEDRTVPGATGDLKARVYRPEGEGPFPTVVFFHGGGWVIGDLDTHDNMARHICRGSRAVVIAIDYRLAPEHPFPAAAEDAVAAARWVAGSLDELGGDQRLALAGDSAGGNLAAVVAQVLRDEGTPLAGQLLIYPAVDAEGDYPSRVENAKGYFLEKDTMDWFYGHYAGAWDDAKDPRLSPLHGSDLSGLPPAVVVTAEYDPLRDEGEAYGEALRAAGVEAHVQRYDGLIHGFFDMGTISPAAQRAIEESCERFGRLLHR
- a CDS encoding SpoIIE family protein phosphatase, with translation MTGSLPSGTPLPADSDPAFERFARLVRWQLDVPVALVTLVSAEEQVFAGALGLPEPWQSTRRTPLSHSFCQHVVRSAELLVITDARTHPLVRDNLAIPDLSVIAYAGVPLTDVDGAVVGSLCAIDSRPRTWSDRDLAVLTDLADACSSELQLRGARRRSADAAAVARSATGQAQRLLAQHAIDRSRWLLALEAGQVGTFELGLATGDLDVDDRLLELSGMDRAGFSGRPEDVYAHVHPDDVADVVARVRRAIETGGTYEAEYRIVVPGGAPRWVAARGEVVGGEEGLTGRLIGVVHDTTAQRGSLELAAQALESMAVGYLAMDADWRVTYVNSEAERVSGYRRADLVGRVFWEAFPATVGSEFEDSYRRAVATGRVVAFDAYYPEPLDIWVEVRANPEHGGLALYFVDISERVRAQQRSELLGDVTRELNGTLDAEQAVGRLAQLVVPSLADWCLVSLVDDDQAGSWRAVRDVGWWHARPELRPVVKGYAHERIGALRETSYLRQALVTGRVVTVSAEGTERLREVFEPGPVHRYLDRLAPESFAVFPLRGRGRTVGVLTLFSGPARAPIAAADRQIAADIAARAGLALDTARLYRQQRRLSEGLQRSLLTAPVQPDHVQIVVRYTPAAEAAKVGGDWYDAFRQPGGTTIVTIGDVLGHNTEAAAAMGQVRSMLRAIAVTTDAGPAEILTRVDEAMAVLRTRTNATAVVLRLEQTDEQARRGATTIRWSNAGHPPPVVVGADGTVRSLTAPRADLLLGVDDSARRSEHEVELDRGAVLVLYTDGLVERRDADLDAGFERLTDALGDLAGQDLDVLCDELLTRMLPGAVDDDVALIAVRLHPQDRPRPPEARPSRIPDAPGVIERTG
- a CDS encoding isochorismatase family protein translates to MWKPRWGAFHRTPLDGHLRALGVSTVVIAGCNYPNCPRATVYGASERDYRTLIAEDAISDLNRMHLAEAARMGVLHAPSTEMLRRLTPG
- a CDS encoding acetamidase/formamidase family protein, which translates into the protein MPEHVLWGRLPCEKDPPVLTVDPGTEITVDTVSHEGILEDQGRDPAAFFARHGATGVLEDAVALAHSDHPHRFGVDGPHVVSRPIAVDGARVGDLLAITVLDATPRAPYGVISNRHGRGALPGEYPLAGEPLYSAFATVSDDAAHGRLPLTEGGEPAVRFPLAPFLGIMGVAVPGGERPHSVPPGRHGGNIDISLLTAGSTLYLPVQVDGALAYVGDPHFAQGDGEVSLTAMEGSLRATLRLDVVAHEDAVRRFGELAAPLAETTELLVPTGMDEDLDRAVQNCVRAAIALLEARFGMDPRLAYAYLSAATDFRISQVVDVVKGVHATIRKVDFA
- a CDS encoding AtzH-like domain-containing protein, producing MTGPEPVPSGLLEAFDAYEAALMADDVAALDQLFAPGPGTLRADADGVLVGHGEIAAFRRGRGGAPGRAVVRVHVQVIDDDHALVLAVTELARGGRGVQTQLWARSAGVPEHGGWQVTAAHVAVPPPVLDTRIWRVVGDPLVPPAGDGPLTGQTLAVKDLYAVAGHPLGAGNPARLAQARPEPRHADTVDRLLRAGASVRGIARTDEFAYSLAGVNPHYGTPPNPAAPGRLPGGSSSGSASAVALGHATVGLGTDTGGSIRVPAAYQGLYGIRTTHGAVDRTGLLPLAPDFDTVGWLTRTADVLRAVGDVLLPPGSPGGSDQLVFVPGLVDLAGPEVRDTVLAWVGTAGATRLDRSLDDLDEWRAALQTWQASQAWRSHGRWLDGNLDALGNDVRSRFEVAAAVDAGTAGRARAVLDEARGVVRELVGDRVLVLPSAPSVAPPVSTGATLEERNATMRLTCLAGLAGLPAVSVPTRTPDGLPVGVCLVAGAGRDRDLLDLAVEYTQR